Part of the Molothrus ater isolate BHLD 08-10-18 breed brown headed cowbird chromosome 9, BPBGC_Mater_1.1, whole genome shotgun sequence genome is shown below.
gctccagcaagaCGCCGTCCAAGACACCCGGTGAGCGCCGGCTACCAGCGGCAGAGGTTGAGTGCGGGAGCCTCGCCCAGGCTGCTTGTCTGTAGCcatggggctctgggctccctgccACGCTGCCCTACCGGCAtgctgctcaggcaggaggaggtgggCTGTGCTCCTGACAGCCACCcacctccttcccagcaggaggggcagagctcTGAGCGCTGGGGCTGGCGAGCTGCTGATCGCCCAGCTGAGccttgctggcacagctgcatgCTGGGACGAGTGTGGGCgggactgtcagctgacagcTTTACATCCTGTAAGCGTTTTTGTATCTTCCCCTTATCTCTGGACTCTGGAATTGTTGCACTAGACCCAAGGAGTTGCTCCGCACAGTCCCTAACCAACTTGGTGGCAGGGAGGAAAATATAAGTTAGTTGTGACTGGGTGGCATGAGATCTCAGAGTCCTACTTGTCTGGTGGGTGTGATATGAAAGAGTGCTGGGTTTGCTCTCGTGAAAGCTCTAATACAGGCTGTTAAATAGCTGTAAGACAATATTTTCATATGCGAATGCAGGTAAATCTGGATCCAAAATTCAAAGCACCCCCACAAAGGCTGGGGGTGATCGCTACATTCCCAACCGCAGCACTATGCAGATGGAGATGGCAAATTTCCTCCTAACCAAAGAGAATGATCCTGCTGAGGATTCCCCTACCAAGAAGGTGAGCGTGTTGCTAAGTTACAATTACTTCAACAACCACTACTCCTTCCTGCCCCTTTACAGAGCAGTTAACTATAGGTTCTATCGAGTGGACACATGAGACTGACAAGTCCCAGCCATCACTACTTGCAGCTCTGGGCTTCAGGAGCCTAGGATGAGATTGAAGCTGTAGAGACTGCCATGCACTCTAAGCCTATGCTGCTTCTGGTAGCAAAATTTAGCTTTTGACTAATGAGGCTTTAAAATGTAGCAGGCAACAAAAACACAAAGCTGTGAGCCTATGCAAAGTGAAACTGCTGGTGGTAGCTATTCTAGGACAATGTCTCCACAGGGAACACTTCTGGAATGTTTTACACTGTGCTCTGAAAATCTGTTTATGAAGCATTTGGTCGCTTTGTGGCTGTGGCTTTTCCCACTGTCAATGACACTGAATTTGCCATTGTGTGAAAATGTGAGCAGACAATGCATGAAAGTCTGAGGAAAAACTGCTTTGACCTGGCTGTGTGTGACTGACCCTTGCAGCACAGTCAAACATCTTTGGATTCTAAGAGAAGGGGACTTAGGTGTCTATTTAAATTGCAGTGTGGGAGTTGTTTTAAATGCATTGCACTGAGGGTGATTTGTCTCCGTAGGAGCAACAGAAAGCCTGGGCAGTGAATCTGAATGGTTTTGATGTAGAAGAGGCAAAGATCCTCCGCCTCAGTGGAAAACCACAAAATGCTCCAGAAGGTATGATACAGGGTCTGTGTGAGCTGAATCAGCAGGAGAGATCAGGTCAGGGAAACAGCAACACAGAGGCTCTGTGTGATCACAGGAGAAATCAACTGGTTTCTGAGAGCTGTGCAGGCCTGGAGTCTCCTTTCTTAAGATTCCTGAGGTCAAGGGAGGGCATAACAGTTACAGTGAATTTATTTAGGAAAGTTGCTATGACTGCCAGTTGGTCACTGCAGTTGTACTGCAGGTTCCAAACCTTCATGAAGTCTGTAAGAGCATCAAACTTTCTGCTGTGCACTTTCTAGCTTAAACTGCAACTAAATATAATGGGATTCAAAAACCCAAGTATTTGTTAAATTTGTTTCTATGAATGAGGAAATTGTAGCTCACCCCTGTTCAGCAGTTCGTACTGCCAGTGATTTTAGCGCACTGTACTCTTGTGAGCGTTTCTCTTAGGACTTTATTTTCACTCCAAGGGATTCCTAGTTGGGTGAGCAGCACTCAGCTGGGAGGAAACTAACTCAGGTTAACAAACCTGTTCCTCTGCACACAGGCTATCAGAATAACCTGAAAGTGCTCTACAGTCAGAAAATGACACCTGGATCCAGCAGGAAGAATAGCAGATATATTCCTTCAATGCCAGACCGGATCTTGGATGCACCAGAGATCCGCAATGACTACTGTAAGTAGGCTACAGGGTTGAGTGCTGGGCATCCAGAAcattctgcactggattgcTGTTCCTAGGACAGTGTAACTGGGCTGCctgtattattttatgtacCCAGGCTAGCACAGACCACTTCTGAAGTGTCCCTATGAGCCTTACAGGGCACTGTGTAGATGCCTTGGAGCAGGGTACctggccccagcagctgggcatAGTGACACTCAGAGGGCTGCCCCTCacctgtatgtgtgtgtgtgcacatgtgcaCCCACACCTGCTGCATCAGCATGGGTGAAGGGCAGGGCTCTCTAGCTGAGCATGGTGTGACCTGCATTGCTCTTTCAAATTGTAGATCTGAATCTCATAGACTGGAGCTCCCAGAACTTCCTGGCGGTGGCTCTGGACAACTCTGTTTATCTGTGGAATCACGCTACTGGGGAGATtatccagctgctgcagatggagaATCCAGATGTTTACATTTCCTCTGTGTCATGGATTAAAGAAGGAAACTACCTTGCTGTTGGCACAAGTAATGCTGAGGTTCAGGTGAATGCAGGAGAAAACTGGAGGTGTTTTCTAAGGATTGACAGAACTGTGGGGCCTGAGGACAAAACCTTGGCTGGCAAAGGAAGGATGCCATGCACCTGACTTGTCTTCCCTGGTATTGGGTGGAACTGCCCAGTGTGCAAGgcagggtttggtttgggggttttctgATACATAGCATTACCTTCTGTGCTATAGTCATGAGATACACATTTTCTCTGTTCCCTTACTGAGAAAGCTGAATGCCAGAGCCTGTGCAGTGAGGTTCCTAGGGCATAGAAACAGGATTTGGTTTCTTCTGAAGAACTTTTTGCTTTGCCTCTCTAGCTATGGGACATTCAGCAGCAGAAACGTCTCCGAAACATGACCAGCCATTGTGCCCGTGTGGGAACCCTCAGCTGGAACAGCTACATCCTCTCCAGGTAAAGTAGAGAGTCAAGGGCAGTTTCCAGTTGTTGCAAACTCCTATCCCTCAATCTATGTGTGGCATGGGTTAGGGATGGCAGAGAGAAGTTTGTCCTGGCTTGGGATTCTTACTCAGCCTTATCTGTTGGGGCTGTGAGGAGAAGGCCTCTTTCCTGTATTGCAATTTGTGCTGAAGTTGTAAAGAGCTTGTGTGGGTGTTTCACTCACACCAACAGACCAGTGTTGCTGGTAACACTGGTTGAAACCCAGTGGCAGGTATAGCAGTCTTGCAACAacaaaaatggatttatttggGTGAAAATAGGCAGCTTGACCCTgcaagccttctcttctctctgcagTGGTGCACGGACTGGGCACATCCATCACCATGATGTCCGAGTGGCTGAGCATCACGTGGCCACCCTTGCTGGCCACACACAGGAGGTGTGCGGACTCAAATGGTCTCTAGATGGCCGCTACCTGGCCAGTGGTGGCAATGACAATCTGGTGAACGTCTGGCCGTGCACCCAAGGTGGGGGTGGAGACTTTGCTCCTGTACAGACCTTCACTCAGCACCAGGGTGCTGTCAaggtgagcacagagctgccacgGGCAGATATGTGTGTGCAAGGCAGGCATGCAGCACTGGCTGGGTGCAGGTTGCCTCTTGTATGTCTTGAAATGAACTCTCCTCTCTCAGGCTGTGGCGTGGTGCCCATGGCAGATGAATGTTCTAGCCACTGGAGGTGGCACTAGTGACAGACATATCCGCATCTGGAACGTGTGTTCTGGCGCCTGCCTCAGTACTGTTGATGCCCATTCCCAGGTGAGAGATGAACATCAGCCTGGAGACAAACACCTTCTGGCAGCACACctacacagagctgctggctcctcaggcccagaggcacagggaaggaaggggacCATGCTCGCCTCCAAGTGGTGAGCATCAGCACAAGCATCTTGTCTCACCTGTGTTACTGCCTCTTTGCAGGTCTGTTCTATCCTGTGGTCAACAAACTACAAGGAGTTCATTTCAGGCCATGGCTTTGCACAGAATCAGCTGGTTATATGGAAGTATCCAACAATGACCAAGGTTGCAGAGCTGCAAGGTAGGTGGACAGAGCCTAAGTGGGGGGGGGCCTGTTAGAGGTTGAAGACAGCTGCACTCCTTGGTTTGAGCCTGCAGCATCTCTGATGCAGGACAGTATCCAGGGCCATGCTGCTAGGAGTAAAGCATGCCCACGGGGCTGTGGAAGAGATACCATTGCTCCAAGTGTATGCTTGGGGTCTGAAATCATGCACAGCCAGTGGGGGGACAGCTATGCAAGCAGGCAGGGCTCATGGGAGCATACAGGAGCATGTGCTGATCAGCTCAGCCCTGACTGCAcactccttctcctcctcaggGCATACTGCTAGAATCTTGAACCTGACCATGAGCCCTGATGGTACAACAGtggcctcagcagctgctgatgaAACACTGCGGCTCTGGCGCTGTTTTGAGATGGACCCCataaagaagaaggagaaagagaaggcaaaCAGTGCCAAAAGCAGTATTATTCACCAGAGCATCCGCTGAGAGCACAGGGTTGTTGTGGGGAGGGGGATATTTGGTTTACACACTGtacagtattttaaatgttaataaaCTGCTTAACTTGACTTTTTCTTAATGGAGGCTGATGGAAGAAAAAGCCATGGCTCCTAAACCCAAGTCCTTCTCCCTGAGGCTGGGGATCTGGGCAAGGGGTGGAGACCTAGGTCTTAAGGGCTAGTTGACAGGCCCTTGAGCCTTGCACAGCGCTGAAGGAGGCTGTGCAAGGGCTGTACTTCTGTTTCTGTCCTAGCGAAGACAGATATGTCGCCTGCCCCATCTAGATGCTGACtacaagcacagcagctccaccaCAGGCTCAACTGAAAGCACAGCATGGCTGTGGCCTCAGTTAGTGTTGTCCTGGCCTATCTCACAACCACAGACCTTactgtggctctgcaggcagaTCTCAGTTTGTCTTGTTAGCTACAGGCAGCCGTCACTGCCTGCTTATGGTGCTCTGGAGTAGAATAgctattggaaaaaaaaaggagggggggaaacATACAGCAACAGCTGTAATCACCCCAAAGGCTGGAaaggggctggcactggcatAAAGCCTGATACAAAACAAAAGGTTAGCTTACACTGCCACAGCCAGCCTGGATGTCATGCAAGAGCCACACAAAGCACCACCAACCCTGTACTCAGCCTTCAGTCATGTATTCTTCCAACAACTCTGATCTCTCTTCCCCTCCTGCTGACATGAAGCCCTGGTGCCTTGCTGAGGCTTCATGCAGGGGAGCAGGCACCAGGGCTCAGCTGACATTTATTGGAGCTTGACTCCCCTACACTtggaaaaatgccttttttccatgctgaaCTGTGCAGGGGCAAGTGGCAGGAAACATATTTGAGCCCTTACCTGACCAACAGCCAGCTCAGGCATGCTGCTCTGCATGGTGGAGCCATGGTGTCTGAGGTTGTGGGGCTGCACCAGACCCATCAAGCCTGTCCTTCAgctgcaccagcactgccaggggctgctggggacactgcacagcTGATAAGCACCTTGACTTGTGCAAAGCAGCTCCACCAAGCCTGTGCCTCCCATCAGCCCTCAGTGATTAGCTGAGGGTGGATTATTAACTGTTTTCACCTTTCCCTTAGCACAGTACCACACTGTGCCTagcaccagctctgcctcctgagCCTTACACCAGCTGGAACCTTCAAAGGTTCCAACTTGTGCTCTGCCAAGGCCAGTGAGTGTGTAACCACACCCACCAgagcacccccccccccccccccacacacacacaaagctgaTATGGGGGGCACAGTCTCAAAAAACAACCACTGagcccagcaccttcccagaagtgctgtgctgctggtgcatCCCCACTTGGCCACTTGGGAAAGATCACAGGAGGTCCAAACAAGGAGCTCTCCCTCAGACACAAATCCTAGGACCACAGCTGCCTCTAAAGGGGAAGCAGGCAGGAACTCAGATGCAAGGTTGGGCTCttccacagagctgtgctgctgttgtaGGAGCCCTGCCCCACACCCCTGCACTTGGTGCTAGGAGTTAGCACAGACTTGCCCTGTAAGGCCACAGCTGATTAGGCCTTCCCTGGTCCCTGACCTGGAAGGAAAGTTTTATATGCCAAAAAGTTACTGTCATTTTTTCAGTCCCATGTaagagcagctcagctttctCTCACAGACTCTTTCTCCTTAGCACATGCCCCACAGCCAGATGCTGTGCATTACATAGCCCTTAGTGGACCTCTGAGCATTACTAGAGGGTAATGATAATGCAGGGTCTTTGACCCCATGCTGGTCTCTTACAGTCCTGGAGtaagagcagaggaaggaagtgGGCACTGATCCAGCAGGCCCAGTAAACACAGCCCTATAAGGTGTGAATTCAGTTCACAGCATGACAGCATATTAATTACCAAGTGCCATGGCCAGCCCATAGAAGAGCACAGCTAACAGGAACAATTGGAGGAAGGGAGAGCAGAACACATGCAGGGAACAGCCCATTCTAAAATACCAAGCATAAGTAGTTTAAAGCATTGTTACTATTTTGGGCAAAAGCAAAGACAATCCTGTCCTTAGCAAGAGCCAGCgggaggggagaaggaggcTTGACAGGAAAAGGTCCATGTCAGCTGGACCATCAACCTACAGCTCCTGAAGTGGTGACTTCTGAGCACTGACCTAACATTACACACCACTTCAGCATGGACAAGAACAAATTCTCATCCAAGTCTTTACTCCCAGAGAAGCATCAACAACTGCAAAAATACTGCCTGACTTCTTACATACAAGGACATTCAGTGCTGTAGAAGAGGGTGATGGCTGTGTGCTGTTTAGGCATATTAGCCACACCAGTTCAGGGCACTTCAAGATGCTTTCCTACATTTCAGAGCATGGCCTTGAGGTGTACAGCAGTCCAGGTCAGATGAGCAGAGCTCTCTCACAccaagctctgctccagggctttAGCTGGGCATCCACCAAAGCCCTCCCACCCCACAACCCAACCCTACAGTGAAACTCAGCATCTGGAGGCTGCTGATCTAACACATTCCTCCCAGCCACATGCTGCCCAGCTA
Proteins encoded:
- the CDC20 gene encoding cell division cycle protein 20 homolog encodes the protein MAQFLFEADLHGLLKLDTPIPNAPPARWQRKAKESGPGPSPVGVSPMKPANRSHSSSKTPSKTPGKSGSKIQSTPTKAGGDRYIPNRSTMQMEMANFLLTKENDPAEDSPTKKEQQKAWAVNLNGFDVEEAKILRLSGKPQNAPEGYQNNLKVLYSQKMTPGSSRKNSRYIPSMPDRILDAPEIRNDYYLNLIDWSSQNFLAVALDNSVYLWNHATGEIIQLLQMENPDVYISSVSWIKEGNYLAVGTSNAEVQLWDIQQQKRLRNMTSHCARVGTLSWNSYILSSGARTGHIHHHDVRVAEHHVATLAGHTQEVCGLKWSLDGRYLASGGNDNLVNVWPCTQGGGGDFAPVQTFTQHQGAVKAVAWCPWQMNVLATGGGTSDRHIRIWNVCSGACLSTVDAHSQVCSILWSTNYKEFISGHGFAQNQLVIWKYPTMTKVAELQGHTARILNLTMSPDGTTVASAAADETLRLWRCFEMDPIKKKEKEKANSAKSSIIHQSIR